Proteins from a genomic interval of Sphingomonas sp. Y38-1Y:
- a CDS encoding dipeptidase: MNDLHRRLLTLDAHLDVPVHFGRAGWRFGDRHALADDVAQVDLPRMEDGNLTGGFFVTYTEQGALDAAGYATALAAAWRRSDQIDRMLAAYPDRIGLALTADDARRLHAEGRCVVFKSIENSYFMGDDPAGHLAEFHARGVRMAGPVHARTNQLADSSTDAAMWHGLSPAGRDWLRAANELGIVVDASHAADSVFDQLIAESAAPIALSHSGSRTVHDHPRNIDDGRLRALAAQGGVVCLATIFLSEMRMTADRARLFGLHGRIYDLDPAAQAALARDWIALDAAEPMWTATLDRFVEGLAHVIDVAGIDHVGIGADWDGGGGFPGMDDITVLPAVTDRLAARGLTEADLEKLWSGNLLRVVEAARAAGKEQA, encoded by the coding sequence ATGAACGACCTGCACCGCCGCCTGCTGACGCTCGACGCGCATCTCGACGTTCCCGTCCATTTCGGGCGCGCCGGATGGCGGTTCGGCGATCGCCACGCGCTCGCCGACGATGTCGCGCAGGTCGACCTGCCGCGGATGGAGGACGGCAATCTCACCGGCGGGTTCTTCGTCACCTATACCGAGCAGGGCGCGCTCGACGCCGCCGGCTATGCGACCGCGCTGGCGGCGGCGTGGCGGCGGTCGGATCAGATCGACAGGATGCTCGCCGCCTATCCCGATCGCATCGGCCTGGCGCTGACCGCCGACGATGCGCGGCGTCTGCACGCCGAGGGACGATGCGTCGTCTTCAAGAGCATCGAGAACAGCTACTTCATGGGCGACGACCCCGCCGGTCACCTCGCCGAGTTCCACGCGCGCGGCGTGCGGATGGCAGGGCCGGTGCATGCGCGCACCAATCAGCTCGCCGACTCTTCGACCGACGCGGCGATGTGGCACGGCCTGAGCCCCGCCGGCCGCGACTGGCTGCGCGCCGCCAACGAACTCGGCATCGTCGTCGACGCCAGCCACGCCGCCGACAGCGTGTTCGACCAGCTGATCGCCGAGTCCGCCGCGCCGATCGCACTGTCGCATTCGGGATCGCGCACGGTCCACGACCATCCGCGCAACATCGACGATGGCCGCTTGCGCGCGCTCGCGGCGCAGGGCGGCGTCGTCTGCTTAGCGACGATCTTCCTGTCCGAGATGCGGATGACCGCCGATCGTGCGCGCCTGTTCGGACTGCACGGCCGCATCTACGATCTCGACCCCGCGGCGCAGGCGGCGCTCGCGCGCGACTGGATCGCGCTGGACGCGGCCGAGCCGATGTGGACTGCAACCCTCGACCGCTTTGTCGAGGGGTTGGCGCACGTCATCGACGTCGCGGGGATCGACCATGTCGGCATCGGTGCGGACTGGGACGGCGGTGGCGGCTTTCCCGGCATGGACGACATCACGGTGCTGCCCGCGGTCACCGACCGGCTGGCAGCGCGCGGCCTGACCGAAGCCGATCTCGAAAAGCTGTGGAGCGGCAATCTGCTCCGCGTGGTCGAGGCGGCGCGCGCGGCGGGCAAGGAGCAAGCATGA
- a CDS encoding DUF1611 domain-containing protein has protein sequence MASAPSAAPPGLSLPPRYLVFLGDVTEPGYAKTAFGLRDWAPERCVGEVALPQATVTTGLPRVGVGEAAALGARGLVIGIANRGGVIPDAWVAVLQEALRSGLDLVSGMHSRLADLPGLAELAAEHGRRLIDVRVPPTDLPVASGRKRTGKRILTVGTDCALGKKYTALSIARGLSARGIDATFRASGQTGIMIAGSGIPIDAVVADFIAGAAECLSPDAAPDHVDVIEGQGSLFHPAYGAVSLGLLQGSQPDAFVVCHAPGRSEILGHPGQPVPSVEDVIAQTIALGRVTNPAICCAGISLNTAGLDDAAAAEAIETVAARTGLPAADPIRGGAPFDRLLDACAR, from the coding sequence ATGCCAAGACCGCGTTCGGCCTGCGCGACTGGGCGCCCGAGCGCTGCGTCGGCGAAGTGGCGCTGCCGCAGGCGACGGTGACCACCGGCCTGCCGCGCGTGGGCGTCGGCGAGGCGGCGGCGCTGGGCGCGCGCGGCCTCGTCATCGGCATCGCCAATCGCGGCGGCGTGATCCCCGATGCGTGGGTCGCGGTGCTTCAGGAGGCTCTGCGCAGCGGCCTCGACCTCGTGTCGGGGATGCACTCCAGGCTCGCCGATCTGCCGGGGCTTGCCGAACTCGCCGCGGAGCACGGTCGGCGGCTGATCGACGTGCGCGTGCCGCCCACCGATCTGCCCGTCGCGAGCGGGCGCAAGCGGACGGGCAAGCGCATCCTGACCGTCGGCACCGATTGCGCGCTGGGTAAGAAATACACCGCGCTGTCGATCGCGCGCGGGCTGTCGGCACGCGGGATCGACGCGACCTTCCGCGCGAGCGGGCAGACGGGGATCATGATCGCCGGCAGCGGCATTCCAATCGATGCCGTGGTCGCCGACTTCATCGCCGGCGCCGCCGAATGCCTCAGTCCCGATGCCGCCCCCGACCATGTCGACGTGATCGAGGGGCAGGGATCGCTGTTCCACCCCGCCTATGGCGCGGTGTCGCTAGGGCTGCTCCAGGGCAGCCAGCCCGACGCGTTTGTCGTCTGTCACGCCCCCGGCCGCAGCGAGATCCTCGGTCACCCGGGCCAGCCGGTCCCGTCGGTCGAAGACGTGATCGCCCAGACGATCGCGCTCGGCCGCGTCACCAACCCGGCGATCTGCTGCGCCGGGATCAGCCTCAACACCGCCGGGCTCGATGATGCCGCTGCGGCCGAGGCGATCGAGACGGTTGCGGCGCGCACCGGCCTGCCCGCCGCCGACCCGATCCGCGGCGGTGCGCCGTTCGATCGGCTGCTGGACGCCTGCGCCCGGTGA
- a CDS encoding serine hydrolase: MKRLIALVALLVAVPAAAEPPRGFAARVETLRREAGVPGIAIAIVEKGRTTLSRGWGTRRLGGAEPVDADTLFATGSTGKAFTTAALATLVDAGKIGWDDPVIDHLPWFRMYDPWVTREITVRDLLVHRSGLGLGQGDLLFVPRSNLSRAEAVRRLRFLKPKTSFRSGYAYDNVLYMVAGQLIEEVTGERWEDYVARLLLAPAGMAATTTDAAPRFAAANRAMPHARLDGGLRGAGTQLLLDERDELARSAAPAGGMASSANDLARWLSIQLAHGAMPNGQRLWSEAAHAELWRPHVIQPVDPLPPALAPVQPATSLYALGWDVEEYRGTQIVWHGGAVFGFKAAVVLVPGRDIGFAILINSEDGELVRGLMHELLDHYLGLPRGDWPAKWRAYKQQGIADALKALADAKPAATAKAGPSLPLPRYAGTYADPWYGDIVIGAGSAGLTIDFRSTPRMAGRLEHHGYDSFVTRFDDPAIEPAIVTFALDAEGKVDRVTMKPLSPIADFSWDYQDLLFTPKAAK; encoded by the coding sequence GTGAAGCGGCTGATTGCCCTTGTCGCGCTGCTGGTCGCCGTACCCGCCGCCGCCGAGCCGCCGCGCGGCTTCGCGGCGCGGGTCGAGACGCTGCGGCGCGAGGCGGGGGTGCCCGGCATCGCCATTGCGATCGTCGAGAAGGGACGCACGACGCTCAGCCGCGGCTGGGGTACCCGGCGGCTGGGCGGCGCCGAGCCCGTCGACGCCGACACGCTGTTCGCGACGGGCTCCACCGGCAAGGCGTTCACCACCGCCGCGCTGGCGACATTGGTCGATGCGGGAAAGATCGGCTGGGACGATCCGGTTATCGACCACCTCCCCTGGTTCCGCATGTACGACCCGTGGGTCACGCGCGAGATCACCGTCCGCGACCTCCTCGTCCACCGGAGCGGCCTCGGCCTGGGGCAAGGCGACCTCCTGTTCGTGCCGCGCAGCAACCTGTCGCGCGCGGAGGCGGTGCGGCGGCTACGCTTCCTCAAGCCCAAGACCAGTTTCCGCAGCGGCTATGCCTATGACAACGTCCTCTACATGGTCGCTGGCCAGCTGATCGAGGAAGTGACGGGCGAGCGCTGGGAGGATTATGTCGCGCGCCTTCTGCTCGCACCCGCGGGGATGGCGGCGACGACGACCGACGCCGCGCCGCGCTTCGCCGCTGCCAATCGCGCGATGCCGCACGCGCGGCTGGACGGCGGGCTGCGCGGGGCGGGAACGCAGCTGCTGCTCGACGAGCGCGACGAACTCGCGCGCAGCGCCGCGCCCGCCGGCGGCATGGCGTCGAGCGCCAACGACCTCGCCCGCTGGCTGTCGATCCAGCTTGCCCATGGCGCGATGCCCAACGGCCAGCGCTTGTGGAGCGAGGCGGCGCATGCCGAGCTCTGGCGCCCGCACGTGATCCAGCCGGTCGATCCGCTGCCGCCCGCGCTCGCACCGGTGCAGCCCGCGACCTCGCTCTACGCGCTCGGCTGGGACGTCGAGGAGTATCGCGGCACGCAGATCGTCTGGCACGGCGGCGCGGTGTTCGGGTTCAAGGCGGCGGTGGTGCTGGTACCCGGCCGCGACATCGGCTTCGCGATCCTCATCAACAGCGAGGACGGCGAGCTGGTCCGCGGACTGATGCACGAGTTGCTCGACCATTATCTCGGCCTGCCGCGCGGCGACTGGCCGGCGAAATGGCGCGCCTACAAGCAGCAGGGCATCGCCGACGCGCTGAAGGCCCTGGCCGATGCCAAGCCCGCGGCGACGGCCAAGGCCGGCCCGTCGCTGCCGTTGCCGCGCTATGCCGGCACCTATGCAGATCCCTGGTATGGCGACATCGTCATAGGCGCGGGTTCGGCTGGGCTCACCATCGACTTTCGATCGACGCCGCGCATGGCGGGGCGGCTGGAGCATCATGGCTATGACAGCTTCGTCACCCGCTTCGACGATCCGGCGATCGAGCCCGCGATCGTCACCTTCGCGCTGGATGCGGAGGGCAAGGTCGATCGGGTGACGATGAAGCCCCTGTCGCCGATCGCCGATTTCAGCTGGGACTATCAGGATCTTCTCTTCACGCCCAAGGCGGCGAAATGA
- a CDS encoding serine hydrolase domain-containing protein, translated as MTDITIDTAALDALLRPYDRTDAPGFAVGVAHRGRPAYRRGVGLASVELPVALSPTIRMRIGSTSKHFTVLAVMLLAEEGRLSIDDTPRRHLPELPGWADRITIRQLMAHTSGMRDSLDLILHAAGPGVAAEPDYQFRLLAALDDVNFEPGATWSYNNGGYVLLAEIAARVSGTAFADLLRERIFAPIGMNDTLLRALDTDLVPNSATLHVPVPGGGWRRGVFGVPIGGEGGIVSTVDDMLRWLAHMSAPRVGSAETWATMRTPVTTHGYGLALTTDTRRGLTTLHHAGAVVGGSCQMMKVLDHELDIIVMSNGIGGLDLHRLVDDIIDRCIPDLPPVEADHPAEVVTGIYYSRESGRRIALEAVDDKQAIRIDGMTLPARRDADGRLSVPLVPTDMRVTPESGGGALTLAEYGASERLVRVDAPAEPDWAAITGRFVNASAEMSVSVERSEEDATLRLAGPLGAMDYRLRAIGSDLWEARAAGTLSLALLVEVDGKGLRVTTGRTHRLRFARAAG; from the coding sequence ATGACCGACATCACCATCGACACCGCCGCGCTCGACGCGCTGCTCAGGCCCTATGACCGCACCGACGCGCCCGGCTTCGCCGTCGGCGTCGCGCATCGTGGTCGGCCCGCCTATCGCCGCGGCGTCGGCTTGGCGAGCGTCGAGCTGCCCGTGGCGCTTTCGCCCACGATCCGGATGCGGATCGGGTCGACCAGCAAGCATTTCACCGTGCTCGCGGTCATGCTGCTGGCGGAAGAAGGACGGCTGTCGATCGACGACACGCCGCGCCGCCACCTGCCCGAGCTGCCCGGCTGGGCCGACCGCATCACCATCCGCCAGCTGATGGCGCACACCAGCGGGATGCGCGACAGCCTCGACCTCATCCTTCACGCCGCCGGCCCCGGCGTGGCGGCCGAGCCCGATTATCAGTTCCGCCTGCTCGCCGCGCTGGACGACGTCAATTTCGAGCCCGGCGCGACGTGGAGCTACAATAATGGCGGCTATGTCCTGCTCGCGGAGATCGCCGCGCGGGTGAGCGGCACGGCGTTCGCCGACCTGCTGCGCGAGCGCATCTTCGCGCCGATCGGCATGAACGACACGCTGCTGCGCGCACTCGACACCGATCTCGTCCCCAACAGCGCCACGCTCCACGTTCCCGTGCCCGGCGGCGGGTGGCGGCGCGGCGTGTTCGGCGTGCCGATCGGCGGCGAGGGGGGCATCGTCTCGACCGTCGACGACATGCTCCGCTGGCTGGCGCACATGAGCGCGCCGCGCGTCGGTTCGGCCGAGACCTGGGCGACGATGCGGACGCCCGTCACGACGCATGGCTATGGCCTCGCGCTGACGACCGACACGCGGCGCGGGCTGACGACGCTGCACCATGCCGGCGCGGTGGTGGGTGGATCGTGCCAGATGATGAAGGTGCTTGATCACGAGCTCGACATCATCGTCATGAGCAACGGGATCGGCGGGCTCGACCTTCACCGCCTCGTCGACGACATCATCGACCGCTGCATCCCCGACCTGCCCCCGGTCGAGGCCGACCATCCGGCCGAGGTCGTCACCGGCATCTATTATTCGCGGGAAAGCGGCCGGCGGATCGCGCTGGAGGCGGTGGACGACAAACAGGCGATCCGCATCGACGGCATGACGCTCCCCGCGCGCCGCGATGCCGACGGGCGACTAAGCGTGCCGTTGGTCCCTACCGACATGCGCGTGACGCCCGAGTCAGGCGGCGGCGCGCTGACGCTCGCCGAATATGGCGCGAGCGAGCGATTGGTGCGGGTCGACGCGCCCGCCGAGCCCGACTGGGCCGCAATCACGGGCCGCTTCGTCAACGCATCGGCCGAGATGAGCGTCAGCGTCGAGCGCAGTGAAGAGGACGCCACGCTGCGCCTCGCCGGACCGCTGGGCGCGATGGACTACCGTCTTCGCGCGATCGGCTCGGATCTGTGGGAGGCCCGCGCGGCGGGCACGCTGTCGCTCGCGCTGCTGGTCGAGGTCGATGGCAAGGGGCTGCGCGTCACCACCGGCCGCACCCACCGCCTGCGTTTCGCTCGGGCGGCGGGATGA
- a CDS encoding MFS transporter, translating to MTTAGYPSPGRALGGILFLSLLGFVLTTDITLTALLSEPMKRDLGLSDLQVALLQGTAYGLALGFASLPAGRLIDRSSRRRLLGFGLVAWAAALVAIGAARDFPMLIVGRMLLGLVAALVVPAAFSMAADLYPPERRSVSTSLLVVGQALGQGCGVLAGGLAFDMLTRMAAAGEIATAPWRVLYFAAAVIGAILLALLALVREPARQERRELAPDLRAAAGELWAYRRFLVPLLLGLLFAQVTIQAASIWSSPLLIRRGLTPGAFAGWLGAILLAGGIAGALAGGWLAELGRRRSGRGGVLIPAAVMALAVAPASLFPLVGPLTGFGALLALHIFAGAVVATIGVIAVTMVIPNEIRGLALGVNTFAAAVFGAAGAPAIVALLSRALGGEAMLASAFAGICVPAAIASALCLLIAARADASVEA from the coding sequence ATGACGACGGCGGGCTATCCCAGCCCCGGGCGCGCACTCGGCGGCATCCTGTTCCTCTCGCTCCTCGGCTTCGTTCTCACCACCGACATCACGCTGACCGCGCTCCTGTCGGAGCCGATGAAGCGCGACCTGGGCCTCAGCGATCTTCAGGTCGCGTTGCTTCAGGGCACCGCCTATGGCCTCGCGCTCGGCTTCGCGTCGCTGCCTGCTGGGCGGCTGATCGACCGCAGTTCGCGGCGGCGGCTGCTCGGCTTCGGGCTCGTCGCCTGGGCCGCCGCGCTGGTCGCCATCGGCGCGGCGCGCGACTTTCCGATGCTGATCGTCGGCAGGATGCTGCTCGGCCTCGTCGCCGCGCTCGTCGTGCCCGCGGCCTTCTCGATGGCGGCGGACCTTTACCCGCCGGAGCGGCGGTCGGTGTCGACCAGCCTGCTCGTCGTCGGCCAGGCGCTGGGGCAGGGGTGCGGCGTGCTCGCGGGCGGGCTCGCCTTCGACATGCTGACGCGGATGGCGGCGGCGGGGGAGATCGCCACGGCGCCGTGGCGCGTCCTCTATTTCGCCGCCGCGGTGATCGGCGCGATCCTGCTCGCGCTGCTGGCGCTGGTGCGTGAGCCCGCGCGCCAGGAGCGGCGCGAACTGGCGCCCGACCTGCGCGCTGCGGCGGGCGAGCTCTGGGCGTATCGCCGGTTCCTCGTGCCGCTGCTGCTCGGCCTCTTGTTCGCGCAGGTGACGATCCAGGCCGCGTCGATCTGGTCGAGCCCGCTGCTCATTCGCCGCGGCCTGACGCCCGGCGCGTTTGCCGGCTGGCTGGGTGCGATCCTGCTGGCGGGCGGCATCGCCGGGGCGCTGGCCGGCGGCTGGCTGGCGGAGCTCGGGAGACGGCGGAGCGGCCGGGGCGGGGTGCTGATCCCCGCGGCAGTGATGGCGCTGGCGGTCGCGCCGGCATCGCTGTTTCCGCTGGTCGGGCCGCTGACGGGCTTCGGCGCGCTGCTCGCGCTCCACATCTTTGCCGGGGCGGTGGTGGCGACGATCGGCGTGATCGCGGTGACGATGGTGATCCCCAACGAGATCCGCGGGCTGGCGCTGGGCGTCAACACCTTTGCCGCTGCGGTGTTCGGCGCCGCGGGCGCGCCCGCTATCGTCGCGCTGCTCAGCCGCGCGCTGGGGGGCGAGGCGATGCTGGCGAGTGCGTTTGCCGGCATCTGCGTTCCCGCCGCGATCGCATCGGCGCTCTGCCTGCTGATCGCCGCGCGCGCGGACGCCTCAGTCGAGGCTTAG